GAATGTCCTTTTGGTACCTCTAGCGCTTCTCTTCTCTCTGTCGCTCCTTCGAACGTACGCATAATGCCAGGGGGGAGAGCCACGAGCGGGGAAAAACCGAGTCCTTGTATACAATACTGAAGCGCAGGCTGCAGTTCCGCCCACTTCCGGGCACTGAATGCATCCTCGACTCGTCTAACTACCCTTAGCAGTTAAGCCATGCGAAGCGTAGAGACGCGTCCTTTCGCCGGTacaatttttcttcttcttcttcttcttctttttttttttctcctcatCGACCGCTTTCAGAGCCAGAGAAATGTAGTTCGTGAACGCATTCGGGGTACGATTACCAGGCACTCGAGCCAGCACTCTCGAATTTCGAGAAATTGCGCGCACAGAGTAGAGTGGATACCTCGGTACTTCATGATCATGTTAGATACAACTTTCGAGGACCTTAAACAGCATCTTGAAATCGAACTTCTTCTCGAAgataaaattaaatacgaaGAACGTAACTTTCCCTTCGTTTCCGTTGTAAATCTTTTTACTTAACCCTAGAGAATATTTTCAGTTGGAACAGTATTGCTTTACTTTCGATAAATTGTATTGTATTCTTTTCTGCGTCAGTTCTGTAACATTAATTTATTATAGTTTAAAGAGATAATTCGTCGATGTGTTGAAGTCAATTTCTTTTCGATAATGTTTGGTTATAGAAGAGAATTGCGTCAACCTTCCTACCCTTTGAACTTTACTATGGGGTGTGTGGGCTTTCGTTACGACTATTCGAAGATCGCTCGTAGAAACGGGCACACCCCGCAACACCCACTTCCCTTCCAACTTGGATATGGGATACCCTAGACCGTAAGAAGTTAAATGGACATATTATTTTCTGGAAAGGACACTCGAGACTTCTTCCACCCGTGGCGAACACGTGGTGGGTGTGGAAAGAGACAGGGCACGTGCTGAGTAGGTTGTTAGATTTTGAAAATTATGTTCGCGACAACGGTGCGCGCTATTGTCACGAAAATTCCAGATATCTTCGCGCACTATTGCTTTGTTAAATAAATGCCCTCGAACACCGACAAACAAAATTTCGACGTATCTTGATCGTTTAAAATGTAACGATTATTTGCGTGAAAAATTTGTCAGGAAATCAATACGTACGCATAAAATTGCAATCTTTACGACTCCCAGTGCAATCTTGTACATTTACTTCTGTGTTCTGGTCGAATTTATGTACCTCTCAGCTTCTTCCAAATTATCGTGTACTAcactttttatttattcttcGAATTCGTACATTTTAGGACTCTACTTCGACGTATCGTAACGTTTAAACCCCTGCGAGCCCGAACGAATTTCGACTACGTTTCCGCGCGTGCAATAACGGATGTCATAAACAGGAGTCATTACGATAAGCGAGTATCAACTTCATCGAACCAGTGCGTTTCACTTTGCTCCGACGTTCACGAATCAGTTTTATGGCGAGATTTGCCATAAATGAAAACGAATCCGGAGGCTCGTAAAATATACGTCAGACTTTACTAATTCGCCGATACGAAAAACAATCTCAATTCCTTCTACTATAAAAATCCTTCTCATGTTTCTGGCCACGTCCTCAGAATTTCGAACAGTCGAACGaaagataaatttttattaaatcaaagaatttcaattataaaataatttacttggaAAAGACAAAAGTTAAACTCGTTCGAACGAATCACCGATAAATTATTCCGAGTTCGTTTCATTAATTACATTCTACTGTTCGAATAAAAGTTTGCCCGTCTCGCGGTTCTATTTGTTAACTACGGCTCGAAGCCAGTTTAATcgtgtaattataattataatcacACGACGGTAGTGTAATTATAATTGGGCAAAATACTTGGATGCTTGCTTGCATGAAAGAATTTAATTGAACGCGCAAAAGACTAGCTTGGTCGAGCGCGAGTCCCGAGCCTGAACGGAGTTTGCATACGGTCACCTTAAATCATTCCCAGAGTACGCCCCCGAATCTACAGCAACCTTCGATGCGTCGTCACGCGTTGCTACCTCGGTAATTAACTGTAAGATTGCCTCTAATCGACTTCCGCCAATAAATCAACGGTATTGGCTTAAAGCTCTACGAAGTAACCCGAGTAACTGTACCGCCCTTTTCAGTTCCTGTTTGTTGTCGAATCCCGTCGGCTCGGTATTTCGTTACCCGGAGGCCCACTTGCTGCCCAGAAGTTCGCCAGATAGTCGCAAACAGGACACCCGAAAACCACCGCTCCTGGAAAGACTCTTTCTCGGCCTTGTACATTTCTCCGTTTCCTTTCGGTCCAGGGATTGCCAACCGTCATGCCAGAGACACTGTCCAGATCACCTTCGGTAGCAGCGGTTCATTAAAAATGTTTGAGCAGCGCTTGCGGCTTCGCCCACCTGGTCTCCTGGTCGATGCACGGCTGTCGATTCAGCGACAGGGTGGTGCAATGGGAATGCAACTTGATTTTATTCGGAATATGTTTCCTTGTAATGAAGGGAAGCGTCTTTTCCAAGATTTGATGGTTCTAATTCGATAGAGAACAGGGGGATGCTTGATGAATCTTGAAAACAAACGAGTTGTCTGAAATAATTTTCCCATGTCTAGAAACGTCTTCTTTGTTCAAATTATAGTATCAGGAATAATATTGTTCGATGATTCGATTTTGAATGTTGAACGTTGAAATCTTGTTAAGAGAAAACGTTGGTTTTGCGCGCCACTGTAGTTTGCGAGGCTCGTGGTACCCGAGGAAACCGGAACTACGTCCGAGTTTCCTCGGCTGCGTCACGGCGAGGTCTCTAATCCGTATCAGGCCTTTTCCAGGATTTGCACGGAATCGGTGGTGTGCGCTGGCTGGCCGCCGAGGATGATCCTAAATAAACACGCGCACAGCCACACGACCGACATCCCCTCCACGTGGGGATACTTCGTAGTGCGGGTAGCCCTCGAGCAAACAGCCAGCTACAATGGCGTGCATTGTCGCGGAAGGGCGGCAGGTTGGGCGCATAGAAAAGGAGGAATCCAATGGACGAAGGTGGAAAAAGGTGCTACCTACAGCCTCCCTCGCCGTTTCCCTCGACGGTTGAATGTGCCCTTTCAAAGTACACGGTGTTATGTCACGACCTGTCTACTTTGGACTCCCGTGGGAGCACGCGGACGACGAAACGAGGGCAAAATACGGGAACGACGGTGCAGCTTGCTTGGCTGCCGGGTATGATGGATGAAGAGGAATCTGGGACAAATCGATCGACGAGGAACCGTGTCTCCCATCGTTCCTGCCCTTTCGATGTATGCATCGTGTTTTTGGAAATCTTGCTCACCCGTTCTACCATGGATTCATTGCTTTTTCCCCCGAAATACGCCCTACGAGATCCTGTTATCCTACCGTTTGTTGACTTTCTTCTCGACAATGTGTCTTTTCGTTTCGTTCCTCCACCacattttagttttatttaGTACGTTAACCGGACGCGATTCTTCGAACACAATGAAACGCAAACTAAACGCGGGCAATAACAGAATTAACCGATTCGATAAATAAAAGGGTTTTGCTTCCTATACTTCTTGAATAGAATTTCTTAGTATCGAATTAAAAAAACTTTCTCCACTTTTTGTGGAGTTTCACATGTTTTTCAATAACACGAATAATCACCATTTAATAATTCTGGACGTGGTTCGTGACTATTTTACATTCTATTATGTATGTAAATTTTATCCCAATTCCTGTTTGTAAACTTTCATTACTTTAATATTATCGGACTTCtgcatttcattattaaataattgtgCTTAAGTATTTAACGATGCCCAAAACGTCCGAAAGGCGCTTATTAATTTTCGTGAGATGTTCGACAATATTAAAGTAATCCGGATAATTTAAAAACCGGAATATGTGCCTTGAAACTGCGATTTTCAGTCACCACGCGTCGAATGGTTAATCTCTTCACCTGCCGTTCGCGTGCCAGTAAAAACTATTCGGTTCTTCGCTACATTTATTACGCGAATTATGCTTCCTGTCTGACCCGAGATTATTTTCACGCCCAAGGCCAGAAAAACGCTAATCATCCGCGCGTACGTCAGAAATTACCTCgatgataaaaaatgaatttcaaCTAACTGGCACGAAGCCCCATTATGTAACGTGTATTTTCATCGCTGCGGACCATTTCCTGGCTAAATGAACGTCTAGACCCGACAAGAAAGAACCGCTGAAAGTAATAATCGTGCGAACATACCCATAGATCGTCACAGTAACGCGCACAAAGCCGTCGTGATACGCAACGAGGTGCTATTACGCACACTCCGCCTCGTGGCTCGTTGCAATTTAGTCGCAATTTACGATTTATACTGGTTTTACCGATGACGCATCGTGCGAGTATATTGTCGCTACAGAGTTACTTCACCCACCTTCGTAgcaaaaacagaaaataatagcTACTTTCGTTAATTCTGCAGCTCGGTCAAATCAAACATTAAAACGATACGTACAGAATACAATCAATTTTGCTACGAAGGTAATTGGGCTTTGTCAAGACTTTGAGCAGAGCGCACGTTCGCAGATTCGTAGTGTTTTCCtcgcaaaatatgcgaaaggaataGACAAATAGGATCGAGGATAGTTCGAAGGGGAAAGAAAAGCACAATAATGTGTTGTTCGCAGAACGACGGGTCGAAAACAGTATTCCTTCCAGGCAAATTGAGACAGCAGAAACGTCCGCGAGGAACGTGCTACGCGAGGGGTCAGTCCTGCTTTCCCGACAAAAGTTTGGCATGAGAAAAAGTTTAGGGGCACGGAAGCTCATCGAGGCAGCCGGTGGGATCTTATGTTTGGATAGTCTTTAACTGACTATTACACCTGAATGGAACGTCTTAAAATGGAAAAGGGCAGCCCGGGCCCTTGATCCGACCGGCCCACTTCCTGTGGAACCCGAATGGGTAGATCCCGAGGACCAACGGTCAATGGTAATAATGACGAATGTCCCTCGAACGAAACCGCGTCGATTCGCCCGTCTGTGTCTGCTACTGCCCGATGCAAACGCGTTTCTTTCTCTCGACTCGACGATCACTCGAAGAATCAACGAGGTCCGGGAGAAAGGATCCATGTCGATTTCCTGATCGTCCGACGGAGATCGTGTCCGCGATTTGTTAACCGTAAGTAATTTCTTGATCTCTAAACGCGTTTCTGATGCCTTTCTTCGATGAACCGATGGAACAAAATCTGTTTGTCCTGTCGAGTAATCCTTTGGAATACGATCGGAACACTCGAATGCCAGGGGCTGCGACAACTTTCTTTGTCGAAACATACAATAAACATTCGATGGAAATTTGTTACGTGCACGTTAACAAACGAGCGCGTTAGATTGAATATTTCGTAAATATTCTTTCAATTTACACATACCAGCACGGAAGCAATTGGAGCATAATTTCGTAACGCGAATTCAGAACGAGGACCACCCGGTACTACCTAAATGGAGGAATCATCTCGAGTGTATTTATTCACGTGATCTTCGAACAACAAACGTAGAAATCCTTAAATCCTAAATCAACCTGCCGCGAAGCCGAAACCGAAGGCAAACTGCAAACAAACGGCGGCAGTGGAAACGCGAGGGTAGCCCGCTGTCCAATCTGGCGAAAGTCAAATATTGGGTGACTAAATAGAACGTGCTTCTGCGGGCCATTTGAGTCATCGCGATTTAATGTAGGTGTGCTTCGCGGCTAATCCTATTTTATTATCGTTTTCGATGTTAATCCCAACAATCTTCGAACGTGTGAATTAAGAGAGCGTTCTGCTCCACACGCGGATAAACTACAACATTTTTGGAACGTTATAACACGAGAAATATCTAAGATTTCTAAATAGTAACCGCGTCGATAGTTGGGCAAAAATTGCGTGTGACCGAGGCAAGTTCGAACTTGTCTTCTGCAGGTATGTATCCGTACTTGTGTTCGACACACAATAGCAGACCGCTTTCTTAACGGGGGTGTATTACCTAGATTCCATTCAAAGGTGTGGGAAACTCTTATCTGTATACAGACttcgaataacaaataaaagatgAATACTTCTTTATTCGTTACTCGCTGAACGAAACCCAGAATTTCGCGCTCCGATACACAAGGAAGATTCACTTTCGCTATTTCGTGACAAAGTACTAGTTACACAGAATAGCGTAAGTTCTGAAAATCGATGTTTCAAAAATGGTAAATTAGAATATCCTGTAAAACGTTTCAAGCGAAGAGGgacaagtaaaaaaaaaaaaaatagcaaaCACGTGATTTCGTAGAATGAACAAAAGGAGGCAATGGAACAGCTTTTTCGGAGTGTTCGAGTCTTCCCGGAAATCGTCTGGCGAGCAATTTTCGTTCGTCTCGCGCCGACTCGGGCTGCGCAAAGACACCTCAATCGGAGGTGTCGTAAAAAATGCTTTTCGCGAGGGCCTGAGGGAAGCTTTTAAAGTCGGTCCTTATCTGAAACGACCTGCCTTCTTGCCGGCGGTAGTCGGCGTCGAACGGGAGCGAACGAGAAAAAAGAATACGACGGGAGAAACGTAGGAAGCGAGAAGGGACGCGGAGGCAAGACAATGACCGCTGTTCAAACACGGGACTTCAAACGGGCGCCGCGTTCCGCGAGAGTCGACGCCATTGCATTAAGCGGCTCCTCCGGAACGGACGGCATCCCCGCGGGAGTTTAAGGACATCCGGCGActgaaataacaaatatttgTGCCACGGAAGGTTGCAGACTCGGCGAACCCTTTCATTTGTAACGACAAGCTTGAAATTAGTGCCGCGTAAAGGGAACAACGTCTATGTGGAACGAGTTAAAGGTGCCTCTAGGAATGTTTTACTAGGACCATAACGCCCCCGGGGCTATACGACTACCAGCGACGGACCTTGAAATAGCCAAGTCTTTGTAAATACAGGTGCAACGCCAAATAATAACTGGTTTAAATATGGCAGGCGTTCGCCGTACATCGCCGTTCCGTCGCGGGTTTTTCGGAGGCGGCAAcgagttttggtcattacaacGATCGCGAGCAGTAAAACGAAACGGGGAGGTTAAGTTAGCCAAAGTATAGGTGCGAGCGTAGTTTTTACGGTGGCTCGGTATTTTTCGCGCCGACGAAAAGTAAATAACACCAGGAGTCACGTTTTTTGTCCTCGTTGAAGATCTACGAAACTTTAATCGCAGATTTTTATATCTAGTTGAACGAAAAGTTCGCGCGTTAAAATTCTATATGCAACGAAGATCGATAGAAATATTTCCGTGGAAAGTTTTGCGGTTATCGCGTAAATGGGGACGAAATTTATTTCGACGCTGTCGAGAAAATTTGTTCGGTGGACCGAGCGATTCGAGCATGCGACCGTTTCGAGGCAAAACGTTCCAAAGTTCTGAGCTCGATCGGCGTTTACACCAAACATGGAATAATCGCAGCCGTTCTCTCACGAGGCGCGCACCGCTGGCAATTGCGACGCCGAGAAAATTGCAGAAATGCCACGAGAAGTGGGTCGATTATCTCTTTGACGTTCAGCAGCGGTTGGCGTCAGAAACGAGACTCGCGTTGCAAGTTGGTCCCGCTCGTGTCCCGAGTGACTTAATTAACTGCACCGCTTGACTCTAACGAGAGGAATGATTCCCCGTATACAATGGTGGGTATTGATTGCGTCTTTTGTCGCGGTTCCCCGGGAATTCGAGAGGGAATCGCACGAAAAGACTGGAGAACGGCGTTTCAGACTGCCAACTCGTCGATCAAACTCGTAGTTGCTCAGAGGTTTTTAGTGTGCACTAATTACaagtaaaaattttattctaccaaTGGATGGAACATTTGAAAAACCTAAAatatctaataatttttttgtaGAGAATAACAAATCAATTGGTTATAAGGAAAGATACCGACACCTCCCAGACGAAGAAGAAGATGACCGTAGTAGTAAGTTGAAAGTTTCAGATGACTATTTTTTCGATACGGATGGTTGCTGAGAATATTTAGGCGCGTCTGATTGCTTAGTATGGCAGGGAGCAGCAATGAAAGCGGAATGAAATTTGGCAACGCGTTGTTTACCGGACATCGACTGACTGAAGCAGCACATTTCGCCGTCCACTTTACCAATTCGCGACGGTTTTACCGTTCCTCGAACAATCTACGAACGAGAGTTCCCGACCTAAACACGACCGCTCCTCGAGCCTGCCAATTATTCCCTGCCACACGTCGGCGCGCTGATGGAACAGCCCGCGAAAGAGGCGTAGGGACGTGATAAATCTCCCTGAGGGAAAAAACTAGCTGCCCAAAAATATATGCAAGCTGTAGATGGATGGGTGGAGTGCAAGGGCGGTGCCCGGTGCCGAACAGTCTCGTCTTAGTTTGTTTCTCAagatttttttcccccctctctctctctctctctttctatctcTACCCCCCACCCCCGCCACGTtctttttgtaaattttttaccGATCGAACGATTAGGAGCGGGCGGCGCTCGTCAGTCAAACCTTGAACCCGTTTCTTGCGCATGCAGATGAGGATATATTGTCTTCGACGTTCGACTTTCGCCGCTTAATGACTTTAAAGATAGTAAACGGTCCTGAACGTCCGATCCTGTTACCCTACGAGGCTCAACGCAGCCATTTTGAAGACGAAATTTAATTAAAGTCCTCAGAAACGATGAAAAGAATGTTCGATTAGTGTGAAGAAAACACGAGCTACTTATCTTTCAGAAAGTGAGTTCAGAAatgattttttcaaattgttgaaGCAATATACTACCATTGCTTTCGATGTGTACAACGTTTAACAATAGTAAAAAAATTTTGTGGCATTCAAATCTGGTGATATTGCTcgctaaataataaatttttgatATTTGTCTGTTCGAAGAACTCTTTCATAGAGTTTGATATACGGATGCTTGAATCGTTCCATCAAAAACAATTTTAACTGCTCATTTAAGAAGGTAAATATCAATCTGTGTTAACTTGGAGTAATTCTATACACTCGAGAAACAGGCAAGAATTAGCCACAGCAGGAGCCAGTAGCGAAAATGGGTTGGAAACACGAATCAACAGCGTAGGCTCGTACAAATACAGTTGAACATACAGGGTTTCAAATTTTCTACCGTTTCTTCGTTTCCACTCTTGTTTGCTTCGTAAAATTTAACATTCAAAGGTATTCTCGCGACAAAAGTGTTGTTGTTCCGGGGATCCTAGCGTCACATCTACGCGACTCATGTAAACATCATACGTAATAAGGACTTTTCGATGTCACCAATCGATCACATATTTCGAGTCAGTTCGGTTAAGAATTGTCGTGAAAGAGCAAGATATTTGGATCAGAATGAGCGCTCTGACTTTTTCGAAAGAATTTACGGATCTGGTTAATCGCTGGCAGAGGCCTATATCTTTGAAAGTAAAGTATACGTTGAATGCAAAATCGtaaaaatactgaaataagTGATATTCTAAATAGCTGTGTAGTTTTGAGAAAACATTCTTTTGCCGTTAgtgattataaaatttaaagaaattgtAACTGTAAATCGGGCGACCAAGtgcgattaaaaattaataaagttgGAATATGCTTGTAGGATGAACCGTTAACGAATGCGCAAATATTAAACGATATACAAGATGTGATTCAAATGATGATGGGACAAGATCTGcgaataattaattattcttcGATAAAAACACCTTCGTCCGAAATCGCTGTTTGTACTCCAACTGCACCTATGGTTTCGAAAATAAACCACGAGGACATTAATGCAAGTCTAACAAGGTCGTGAATTTGTTCTTGAAATTCTTAACGTGGTGTAATTTGTGATTTTAACTTTTGCTTTATCGTAACGATTTTAGATACAGTTTGCTGGACACTCTGTCGTTTTCATTCGACTCAAATATTTCAACTCCTACTCCCGAGTTATCGGTATCGCAGATGAGGATCGCTAGAAGCAAGGCAAGTAAATTCATACTCGAAAGAAAGAAGGTCTGATTACGTTTAAGTAACGTTATGGTTACTACCATGACGTTATTTGATTTTGTTCTAGCTACTTTTTGTTATTAGAAAGACTAATTTGATAATTTAATCACActgttataatataaatatttttttgttataTCCAGTTAATCTCACGATCCAGTCCATCCATTTACATTAGCTCCATAAACGGAACGGACATGTTCAATCACGAGCAACCTGAAAGGGACGCAGCGAATGGCGTCGCGAACGAAAGACCAAGCAATACTGCACCAAAAAATAAGCCAAAAATTCATGATCTAAAGAAAGTCATACACGACATGCTGGAACTGTGTAATCACGCGGCGAACATTGTGATGCAAATTAATAACTCAAATAAGGTTAAGAAATCCATTTCTAAACTTTCGATACGTTCCTGTTATTGGTTCAATTATAACCAAATTTCTACAGATCTGAttcaatttcaatattaaattACAATGACACTTACTCTCGAGTTTCAAATTTAAACTACTGTACAGATTTCAATTATTGAGAAGCATTTTGAATCTAATAAGCGTACGTAATCTTGTTGAATATTTATAACGCTCAGCGTCGATCAACTTTTATTAAAAGTCTATTTTGAAATGACAAAAAAAAATACAGATagttcattttttaataatgaaTAATATGTCATCGCAATCTATCAATGGTCCTgaataaagaaaaaattttaaatgctaCAACTGGTGGAGCATTGTCCAACATTTTTATCGAATTGTTAATTTGATTTGAtttgattttttacttattTACGTAAATTACttcgtgtatctttaaaactaaGAAATCTCAATTCCACAGGAAGAGCATCCGCAGACGATGAAACCTATTCGACGTCTGTCCTCCGTCGGTGCTGGTCCTAATTTGAGCCGTTCAACGGCACTAATAAGACAAATACCTCCACCAAAGTTCCGAAGATCCACAACAGGGATTCCTGGCACACCCACGtcttcaaaattaaaaatgacaTCGGCAACAAATAGAAATGGGACTACGAAACGCAAGAGCACTACCGGTACTTCGTTGACAGTAAGATCGTCGAAAGTATCATCGACGGAACCCTCAAGTACAACAGCGTCAACAAGTGACAAGAAATCACCTCTAGACAACAACACTGTCTCGAAAACTCGAAAAGCCACTCGCGTACAAAGCATATCAAACATTGCAGCAGGCAAAAAGAAAACTTAGCGATTCAAGGGTACGACAAGTAAAACGATTCTATTCTACCTTGGCAAAGTCATTTCCGAgttatatttaagaaaattccagaaAAAGGAACTATTGTTATTTaacgaattttaatatttattttactcttttaaattaattttcaaggattgataataaaattcgatttttacgaTATACTAAGAGCGAGTTTGGACTacttttatcctctaagttaTGTTAAAAAGTCCCAAGATTGAGAAGAATGGTTAtactttttaaatgaaaattgtacTGTAAATCTAAATTTTAATATCCAAACAAACGTTTATAAGTATAAATATTTTGTCCACTATTGAGACAATTTCGCGTATATATTTAAGCTGAAAATGTAGCCTCTTTTTCATATTTGTTATCTTTCTAataagtattaaaaaatattcttgtATCGTATAGAACTTTCTAGTATTTATGCATCAATTTTATGTCTTCTTTTGTTTTAAACAAACGTACAATTACGTTATATCAATTCGATATTCGAGGGAACGACTTTACGAAATGTTCACCCGACCCATTATACGATTTTTTGTATTTCGTCGATGAAGTTGCATCGTGCTCAATCATACGCGGACTTTCGAAAGTCGATCGTGCTCTCGACGTGGGTGAATCGACCGCAGGCGGTGCTCTGGATGATGATCGTTTTCGTCGTTTTTTCCCTCTCCCCCCTTCCCGTTTGTACACGTTACATTCCCGAAGCTGCAACGCGATGCAGGAATGGGAGCGTCGGGAGGCGAAAATTGTTAAGCTCCGGCTTGTTGTTTGATCGCGGACGAATTTGGGCCCAAAGCGTGGCCGCGAGGCACCGTGGCGATCCATGTTCAGATTCCTCGCAGAAATGGGCGTGAAGATCGATTTTCTCTTTTTAATGATTTATCGCCGTGATTTCGTGCACGGCTGCGTCCTAAGATTTTAATCGACTGGACACTGGCAGCACTTCTGCTCGATTCATCATGCCGGACCGCGGGCGCAACGCAAAATACCGACAGTTTGCTGCAAATTGCGCTAAACCGCAACAGCTAGGGGACTCATGCTTTTCTTTTACCAACCATAAAAGCGTCTGCAAACGCTGCCTATCTCAAAAGTTTCAACCTCGATTTTCTAACGAAACCCGTTCCATTGATCGATAGTGTTTGTAACGCTACCGCGTTATTTTAAATACGCTTTCCCGATTTTTCAAACAGAAAGGGTGTATTTAGAACTCAGTCGATTCGTGTAATTTTAGTTTCAATAGACTTATAGGTCCACAAGTGGCGGTTCAACACGATCCGAGGAGAAGATAAACCTTTCAAATAGTAAAGGATAATTGCAAGTTGAGAGATTACCTACTCCTTGGTAACCACAGTCTGCCTTTCTAGACAAAGATCAGACAATCTGGAAGAAACACCGGTTTCCGAACGTAGATTGACGGGTGATTGATGAAGGCTTACGGCGCCAAAGTAACGCCTACGCGATTTTTATAATTAGAGGCCGGGATGTTAATGGCGAATTTGTCGGCCACGATTCGGTAAAGCGAAAGGGTTAACTGGTTTTCGGGTCCCTTGTGAGTAATTAAACACGAGTAATTTCTAATCAATTAAGAGAAGCTGTACCGTGAAGAAGGACGTCCTACGAAATATTAAATTGGTTTTAAATTTTGTGTAACGGCCTACGTGTATCTCACATTCAAAACGAACGTCGACGCTACTTTAATTTAGTGGTGTTGTTGAAGGATGCTCGTGGACACGATAATCTGCTCCCGTTACGGAATCGCAGCTTCTCGAGATGTTTTGCATTTTCGACCTAATCTCCATGAGAATTCCGTAAAATAAAAGATCCTTTTAAATGATCTGTCGAGACGCAGCAACGTCTCCGCTCGTATCGTATCATCAGCTTAGCGATTCAAATGC
The window above is part of the Colletes latitarsis isolate SP2378_abdomen chromosome 2, iyColLati1, whole genome shotgun sequence genome. Proteins encoded here:
- the LOC143348111 gene encoding uncharacterized protein LOC143348111, with product MSALTFSKEFTDLVNRWQRPISLKDEPLTNAQILNDIQDVIQMMMGQDLRIINYSSIKTPSSEIAVCTPTAPMVSKINHEDINASLTRYSLLDTLSFSFDSNISTPTPELSVSQMRIARSKASKFILERKKV
- the LOC143351610 gene encoding uncharacterized protein LOC143351610, encoding MFNHEQPERDAANGVANERPSNTAPKNKPKIHDLKKVIHDMLELCNHAANIVMQINNSNKEEHPQTMKPIRRLSSVGAGPNLSRSTALIRQIPPPKFRRSTTGIPGTPTSSKLKMTSATNRNGTTKRKSTTGTSLTVRSSKVSSTEPSSTTASTSDKKSPLDNNTVSKTRKATRVQSISNIAAGKKKT